The Polaribacter tangerinus genome has a segment encoding these proteins:
- a CDS encoding TIM-barrel domain-containing protein has protein sequence MKTIKIVIIVLFLSAYSWAQNSGRIFKDAKFLKGNKFEIAVSDGNYIIQFYSDKIVETLFVPTYQTVSSASHAVVLSPQKISININETANRVTYASNGIKVVIDKKPFKISYFYRGALVTSEKRGYYISDHIPLEAVKENIIAAETEKIEFNLSESEVLYGTGSRALGMNRRGHRLPLFNKAHYGYENYSELMNFTLPIVISSKKYMLHFDNAPVGYLDLDSKKDNSLTYETISGTKKYQVIVGNSWENLIDNYTKLTGKQPLPPRWALGNFSSRFGYHSQAETERTIAKFNEENIPVDAVILDLYWFGKDIQGTMGNLEVFKDSFPDMKGMISNFKKKGVKTILITEPFILSNSKRWDEATKENILAKDSVGNPAKYDFYFGNTGIIDIYKKEGKVWFWNIYKDILNMGVKGLWGDLGEPEVHPHWVQHQTGSANEVHNTYGHDWAKLIYEGYKRDYSNERPFILMRSGAAGSQRFGMIPWSGDVSRTWGGLESQPEIALQMGLQGFGYMHSDLGGFAGSNLDDNLYVRWLQYGVFQPIFRPHAQEDVASEPVYRSDNAKSLSNKAIELRYQLLPYNYNLAFENHTKGTPLMRPIFFEEETKEMANYSKSYLWGKDFLITPILKDSVVNKEIYFPKTNNWFNFYTDNKVKGGVSKEIILHKNYIPTYVRAGAFILTTPIKQSTDFYTGKEFMLHYYHDDEVITSKRTFYNDNGTVSNPIEKGVYEILSFQSTLKKNFLKFNFNATLGKNWQASSKTIEIKLHNITWVPKKVLVNGKKTSFNLTNNVLSLSVNWNTNKSVKIKIATK, from the coding sequence ATGAAAACTATAAAAATTGTAATTATTGTCCTTTTTTTATCTGCCTATTCTTGGGCACAAAATTCAGGACGAATTTTTAAGGATGCAAAATTTTTAAAGGGTAATAAATTTGAGATAGCAGTTTCTGATGGTAATTATATAATTCAATTTTATTCTGATAAAATTGTAGAAACCTTGTTTGTGCCAACTTATCAAACAGTTTCTTCAGCTTCTCATGCAGTTGTATTGTCACCTCAAAAAATATCCATAAATATTAATGAAACAGCTAATAGAGTAACTTATGCCTCTAACGGAATTAAAGTCGTTATTGATAAAAAACCTTTTAAAATTAGTTATTTTTATAGAGGAGCCCTTGTTACATCAGAAAAAAGGGGATACTATATTTCAGACCATATTCCATTAGAAGCGGTAAAAGAAAATATTATAGCAGCAGAAACAGAGAAAATTGAATTTAATTTATCAGAAAGCGAAGTTTTATACGGAACAGGTTCGAGGGCTTTAGGAATGAATAGGCGAGGGCACCGTTTGCCTTTGTTTAATAAAGCCCATTATGGGTATGAAAACTATTCGGAATTAATGAATTTTACACTTCCAATAGTAATTTCTTCAAAAAAGTACATGCTACATTTCGATAATGCTCCTGTTGGTTATTTAGATTTAGATAGTAAAAAAGACAACTCTTTAACCTATGAAACCATTTCTGGAACAAAAAAATACCAAGTAATTGTAGGAAACTCATGGGAAAATTTAATTGATAATTACACCAAATTAACAGGCAAACAACCCTTACCACCAAGGTGGGCGTTGGGTAATTTTTCTAGTCGGTTTGGGTATCATTCACAAGCAGAAACAGAAAGAACAATAGCCAAGTTTAATGAAGAAAATATACCTGTAGATGCTGTTATTTTAGATTTGTATTGGTTCGGAAAAGACATTCAAGGAACCATGGGTAATTTAGAAGTTTTTAAAGATTCTTTTCCAGATATGAAAGGAATGATTTCTAACTTTAAAAAGAAAGGTGTAAAAACTATTTTAATTACAGAGCCATTCATTTTATCAAATTCAAAGAGGTGGGATGAAGCAACCAAAGAAAATATTTTAGCAAAAGATTCTGTAGGAAATCCTGCAAAGTATGATTTTTACTTCGGAAATACTGGCATTATTGATATTTATAAGAAAGAAGGGAAAGTTTGGTTTTGGAATATTTATAAAGATATTTTGAACATGGGAGTAAAAGGGCTTTGGGGAGATTTGGGAGAGCCAGAAGTACATCCTCATTGGGTGCAACACCAAACGGGTTCTGCAAACGAAGTTCATAATACGTATGGCCATGATTGGGCAAAATTAATTTATGAAGGTTATAAGAGAGATTATTCTAATGAGAGACCTTTTATTTTAATGCGTTCGGGAGCTGCTGGTTCTCAAAGATTTGGAATGATACCCTGGTCTGGGGACGTAAGTAGAACTTGGGGAGGATTAGAAAGTCAACCAGAAATTGCTTTACAAATGGGGTTGCAAGGCTTTGGTTATATGCACTCAGATTTGGGTGGTTTTGCAGGCAGTAATTTAGACGATAATTTATATGTTCGTTGGTTACAGTATGGTGTTTTTCAGCCAATTTTTAGACCACATGCTCAAGAGGATGTAGCTAGCGAACCTGTTTATAGAAGTGATAACGCAAAGAGTCTATCAAACAAGGCAATAGAGCTTCGTTATCAACTTTTACCCTATAACTATAATCTTGCGTTTGAAAATCATACAAAAGGAACCCCTTTAATGAGACCTATTTTTTTTGAAGAAGAGACTAAAGAGATGGCAAATTATTCTAAGTCTTATTTATGGGGAAAAGATTTTTTAATTACCCCAATATTAAAAGATTCTGTAGTAAATAAAGAAATTTATTTTCCTAAAACTAATAATTGGTTTAATTTTTATACCGACAATAAGGTCAAGGGAGGAGTTTCTAAAGAAATTATTTTACATAAAAATTATATACCAACTTATGTAAGAGCGGGAGCATTTATTTTAACAACTCCAATTAAGCAATCTACAGATTTTTATACAGGAAAAGAGTTTATGCTACATTACTATCACGATGATGAGGTAATAACTTCTAAAAGAACTTTTTATAATGATAATGGAACAGTTTCTAACCCTATAGAAAAAGGTGTTTATGAAATTTTATCATTTCAATCTACACTTAAAAAGAATTTTTTAAAGTTTAACTTCAATGCCACACTTGGCAAAAATTGGCAAGCATCATCCAAAACAATAGAAATTAAACTACACAATATAACATGGGTACCTAAAAAGGTACTTGTAAATGGTAAAAAAACTTCATTTAATTTAACTAACAATGTGCTAAGTTTATCTGTGAATTGGAATACCAATAAAAGTGTAAAAATTAAAATAGCAACAAAGTAA
- a CDS encoding alpha-amylase family protein translates to MRKFIVFLSLLIAVITVGCSSERSSSEMQNLEIGNSQKKVVYQVFTRLFGNTNTTNKPWGTLEENGVGKFNDFTDKALSEIKKLGVTHIWFTGVPHHNVITDYSSFGISNDDPDVVKGRAGSPYAVKDYYNVNPDLAENVTNRLEEFEALIARTHQQNLKVIIDIVPNHVARNYHSVTNPKGAKNFGAEDNTSVAYDVNNNFYYVPDEAFEVPDFLNGYRPLGGENHPSSDKKFNEYPAKWTGNGSRSAKPSFYDWYETVKVNYGISPEGKKDFEELPEGFENENYKIHYAFWKDKTVPNSWTKFKDICLYWIQKGVDGFRYDMAEMVPVEFWSYLNSNIKMKNPNAFLLAEVYNPSLYRDYLKKGKMDYLYDKVQLYDTLKNIIQGKGLTDNIPPIIKDLEDIEHHMLHFLENHDEQRIASKEFAGNANKGKPAMVVSATISSSPTMIYFAQELGEDGSENAGFGTPSRTSIFDYIGVPTLQRWMNNGKFDAGKSTKEEVELRDFYKRLLNFTINSKALMGTYFDLHSFNRSATKNYNSSLISYARFKEDEKLLIVANFNENESYSFELKLPKYLIDLWQLKEGKYHLKDQLYNTQTALLNVKNSEATVQINIRPLQSLILQLN, encoded by the coding sequence ATGAGAAAATTTATAGTATTTTTATCCCTTTTAATCGCTGTAATAACTGTTGGTTGTTCATCAGAGAGGTCATCTTCAGAAATGCAAAATCTAGAAATTGGTAATTCACAAAAAAAGGTTGTTTACCAAGTTTTTACTCGCTTATTTGGCAATACAAATACTACAAACAAGCCATGGGGAACTTTGGAAGAAAATGGCGTTGGAAAATTTAATGATTTTACCGATAAAGCGCTTTCCGAAATAAAAAAATTAGGAGTAACTCATATATGGTTTACAGGTGTTCCACATCATAATGTTATTACAGATTATAGTTCATTTGGTATTTCAAATGACGATCCGGATGTGGTAAAGGGACGTGCAGGTTCACCTTATGCAGTAAAAGATTATTACAATGTAAATCCAGATTTAGCAGAAAACGTTACCAACCGTTTAGAAGAATTTGAAGCATTAATTGCACGAACACACCAACAAAATTTAAAAGTAATTATTGATATTGTACCCAATCACGTTGCAAGAAACTACCATAGTGTAACGAACCCTAAAGGAGCAAAAAATTTTGGAGCAGAAGATAATACATCTGTTGCATATGACGTAAATAACAATTTTTATTATGTGCCAGATGAAGCATTTGAAGTTCCAGATTTTTTGAATGGTTATAGGCCGCTTGGAGGAGAAAATCATCCTTCGTCAGATAAAAAATTTAATGAATACCCTGCAAAATGGACAGGCAATGGGTCTCGTTCTGCCAAACCTAGTTTTTATGATTGGTATGAGACTGTAAAAGTAAATTATGGTATTTCTCCAGAGGGTAAAAAAGATTTTGAAGAACTTCCAGAAGGATTTGAAAACGAAAATTATAAAATACATTATGCTTTTTGGAAAGATAAAACGGTTCCTAACTCATGGACAAAGTTTAAGGATATTTGTTTGTATTGGATACAAAAAGGAGTAGATGGCTTTAGGTATGATATGGCAGAAATGGTACCAGTAGAGTTTTGGAGTTATCTAAATTCTAATATAAAAATGAAAAATCCGAATGCTTTTTTATTAGCAGAGGTATACAACCCTAGTTTATATAGAGATTATTTAAAGAAGGGAAAAATGGATTACCTTTATGATAAAGTGCAGTTGTATGATACCCTAAAAAATATTATTCAAGGTAAAGGACTAACCGATAATATTCCTCCAATAATTAAAGACCTAGAAGACATTGAACATCATATGTTACATTTTTTAGAAAATCATGATGAGCAACGAATTGCAAGTAAAGAGTTTGCAGGAAATGCAAATAAAGGAAAACCAGCAATGGTAGTTTCAGCAACAATATCTTCATCACCAACAATGATTTATTTTGCTCAAGAATTAGGAGAAGATGGTTCAGAAAATGCTGGTTTTGGTACACCTTCTAGAACTTCAATTTTCGATTATATAGGGGTTCCAACTTTACAGAGATGGATGAATAACGGAAAATTTGACGCAGGTAAATCTACTAAAGAAGAAGTAGAATTAAGAGATTTTTACAAGCGTCTACTTAATTTTACAATTAACAGTAAAGCATTAATGGGTACTTATTTCGATTTGCATTCATTTAATAGAAGTGCAACTAAAAATTATAATAGTAGTTTAATTTCTTATGCTCGTTTTAAAGAGGATGAAAAACTATTAATAGTTGCAAATTTTAATGAAAATGAATCGTATAGTTTTGAACTCAAATTACCAAAATATTTAATTGATTTATGGCAATTAAAAGAAGGTAAATACCATTTAAAAGATCAACTATATAACACTCAAACTGCATTATTAAATGTGAAAAATTCAGAAGCAACTGTTCAAATTAATATACGCCCTTTACAATCTTTAATACTTCAACTTAACTAA
- a CDS encoding alpha-amylase family glycosyl hydrolase, with protein sequence MKQLFFIIFMATIYSCQNNSPASKEEKAKDFVWEGANIYFLLTDRFNNGDTSNDINFNRKKDASVLRGFEGGDLRGITQKIKEGYFTNLGINAIWMTPIVEQIHSSTDEGTGKTYGFHGYWTKDWTAIDPNFGTKEDVKELVEAAHSKGIRVVLDAVINHTGPVTELDTVWPSSWVRTSPKCTYENYKNTVECTLVANLPDIKTESNDAVSLPPQLVKKWKNEGRYEQEVAELDAFFEKTGHPRAPRFYIMKWLSDYITEFGIDGYRVDTVKHTEFSVWQEFKKVCDAAFAEYKKNNPDKVLDKSDFYLVGEVYNYAISHGKSFDFGDKKVNYFDKAFHSLINFELKWNVKQLSEKQVFKKYDSILNSELKGYGILNYLTSHDDGQPFDKEREMPYKTATMLLLTPGSSQVYYGDESVRDLSIEGANGDATLRSFMNWNDIYENNETKNILSHWQKLGQFRANHMAVGAGKHQLISEANGLVFSRAWNNDQVVIGINLPKGEKLIKVSSIFSEGELLRDAYSNQKISVKDGIVVLNSKYNIVLLEKI encoded by the coding sequence ATGAAACAACTATTTTTTATAATTTTTATGGCAACTATTTACAGTTGTCAGAATAATTCACCGGCATCGAAGGAAGAGAAAGCAAAAGATTTTGTTTGGGAAGGAGCAAATATTTATTTTTTATTAACAGATCGTTTTAATAATGGAGATACGTCAAATGATATTAATTTTAATAGAAAAAAGGATGCCTCGGTTTTAAGAGGTTTTGAAGGGGGAGATTTAAGAGGAATTACCCAAAAAATAAAAGAAGGCTATTTTACAAATTTGGGAATTAACGCAATTTGGATGACTCCTATTGTAGAGCAAATTCATTCTAGCACAGATGAAGGAACAGGTAAAACTTATGGTTTTCATGGTTATTGGACAAAAGATTGGACAGCTATTGATCCTAATTTTGGAACAAAGGAAGATGTAAAAGAGTTGGTAGAAGCAGCACACAGTAAAGGTATACGTGTTGTGTTAGATGCTGTAATAAACCATACGGGTCCAGTTACCGAGTTAGACACCGTTTGGCCTTCTTCTTGGGTACGGACAAGTCCTAAATGTACCTATGAAAATTATAAAAACACTGTAGAATGCACATTGGTTGCAAATTTACCAGACATTAAAACAGAAAGTAATGATGCTGTTTCATTACCACCACAATTGGTTAAAAAATGGAAAAATGAAGGCAGGTATGAACAGGAAGTTGCTGAGTTAGATGCTTTTTTTGAAAAAACAGGACACCCAAGAGCTCCACGATTTTACATTATGAAATGGTTAAGTGACTATATTACAGAATTTGGTATAGATGGTTATCGAGTAGATACTGTAAAGCACACAGAGTTTTCTGTTTGGCAAGAGTTTAAAAAAGTTTGCGATGCTGCATTTGCAGAGTATAAGAAAAATAATCCTGATAAAGTTTTAGATAAATCTGATTTTTATTTGGTTGGCGAAGTTTATAATTATGCTATATCTCATGGAAAATCATTTGATTTTGGTGATAAGAAAGTCAATTATTTTGATAAAGCATTTCATAGTTTAATTAATTTTGAATTGAAATGGAACGTAAAGCAACTATCAGAAAAACAGGTTTTTAAAAAATATGATTCTATTTTAAATAGTGAGTTAAAAGGATACGGAATTTTAAATTATTTAACTTCTCATGACGATGGTCAACCTTTTGATAAAGAAAGAGAAATGCCATACAAAACAGCTACAATGTTACTGCTTACACCAGGATCTTCTCAAGTTTATTACGGTGATGAGTCGGTTAGAGATTTGTCTATTGAAGGAGCCAATGGAGATGCAACATTAAGGTCTTTTATGAACTGGAATGATATTTATGAAAACAATGAAACAAAAAATATTTTATCTCACTGGCAAAAATTAGGTCAGTTTAGAGCAAATCACATGGCAGTTGGTGCAGGAAAGCATCAACTTATTTCAGAAGCAAATGGACTCGTTTTTTCGAGAGCTTGGAATAATGATCAAGTAGTTATTGGTATCAATTTACCAAAAGGAGAGAAGTTAATAAAAGTATCTTCAATTTTTAGTGAAGGAGAACTTTTAAGAGATGCTTATTCCAATCAAAAAATCTCAGTAAAAGACGGAATTGTAGTTTTAAATTCTAAATATAATATTGTATTATTGGAAAAAATATAG
- a CDS encoding glycoside hydrolase family 97 protein, whose product MKNSILIIFSISSLILSSCSVKSSKVTSPDENISVNFHLSDEGQFYYTIHYKNKTVIDTSYVGFSLVDAPNLEKGFIASVKKPATVNETWQLPWGEQEDVVNNYNEVRVELKEKEILKREVNLIFRVYNDGVGFRYEFPLQENLSEVLIADEKTEFNLTEDYKTFWIPGDWDIYEHLYRTTKLSEINALTYANHDDLAQTYIPENAVNTPVTLVGNTGLHLSFHEAALLDYSGMTLKVNPDELKFTSNLVGSKNTNYKVKRKTPFVTPWRTIQIAENAPDLIESNLILNLNEPNKLGDVSWFTPMKYTGVWWEMHLGKSTWDYGMEMVEGKWKDTGKAHGKHGATTENVKRFIDFSSKNNIGGVLVEGWNTGWERWIGFEDREGVFDFVTQYPDYNMDEVTAYAKEKGVQIIMHHETSAATETYEKQQDTAYALMQKYGMHSVKSGYVGKILPKGEYHHGQYMVNQYNNAAIKAAKYEVAVNAHEPIKATGLRRTYPNIISREGLRGQEFNAWASDGGNPPEHLSIVAFTRMLAGPIDFTPGIFNIKFNEYKDKNQVNTTLAHQLALYVVIYSPIQMAADLVEHYEANLPPFQFIRDVGVDWSQTKVLNGEVGDFVTIARKERETESWFVGGITDEVSRKISIDFSFLDANIPYEAIVYKDGENAHWNDNPLDIKIEPLEVNSSSKHTFTLAAGGGFAISIKKKD is encoded by the coding sequence ATGAAAAATAGTATCCTAATTATCTTCTCTATATCGTCATTAATTTTATCCTCATGTAGTGTAAAATCTTCTAAAGTTACTTCTCCGGATGAAAATATTTCAGTTAATTTTCATCTATCAGATGAAGGCCAATTCTATTATACAATTCATTATAAGAACAAAACAGTTATAGATACTTCTTATGTAGGGTTTTCTCTTGTTGATGCACCTAATTTAGAAAAAGGATTTATTGCTTCTGTAAAAAAGCCAGCCACTGTTAATGAAACATGGCAATTGCCATGGGGAGAACAAGAAGATGTGGTTAATAATTATAACGAAGTTCGAGTTGAATTAAAAGAAAAAGAAATATTAAAAAGAGAGGTAAACTTAATTTTTAGAGTTTATAATGATGGTGTAGGTTTTAGGTACGAATTTCCGTTACAAGAAAATTTATCTGAAGTGTTAATTGCTGATGAAAAAACAGAGTTTAACCTAACAGAAGATTATAAAACTTTTTGGATTCCTGGAGATTGGGATATTTATGAGCATTTATATAGAACTACTAAATTATCCGAAATTAATGCCTTAACCTATGCAAATCATGATGATTTAGCGCAAACTTATATTCCAGAAAATGCTGTAAATACACCTGTAACATTAGTTGGTAATACTGGTTTACATCTCAGTTTTCATGAAGCAGCATTATTAGATTATTCTGGTATGACCTTAAAAGTTAATCCAGATGAATTAAAATTTACAAGTAACTTAGTAGGATCTAAAAACACCAATTACAAGGTAAAACGTAAAACTCCCTTTGTTACCCCTTGGAGAACTATTCAAATAGCAGAAAATGCTCCAGATTTAATTGAATCAAATCTCATTTTAAATTTAAACGAACCAAATAAACTTGGAGATGTTTCTTGGTTTACTCCTATGAAATATACCGGTGTTTGGTGGGAAATGCATTTGGGTAAATCTACTTGGGATTACGGTATGGAAATGGTGGAAGGAAAATGGAAAGATACCGGAAAGGCACATGGTAAGCATGGCGCAACTACAGAAAATGTAAAACGTTTTATCGATTTTTCTTCGAAGAATAATATTGGTGGTGTTTTGGTAGAAGGTTGGAATACAGGCTGGGAGCGATGGATTGGTTTTGAAGACCGAGAAGGGGTTTTTGATTTTGTTACACAGTACCCAGATTACAATATGGATGAAGTAACTGCTTATGCCAAAGAAAAGGGAGTTCAAATTATTATGCATCATGAAACTTCTGCGGCAACAGAAACCTATGAAAAGCAACAAGATACAGCATATGCACTCATGCAAAAATATGGAATGCATAGCGTAAAGTCTGGTTATGTGGGTAAGATTTTACCAAAAGGAGAGTACCACCATGGTCAGTATATGGTAAACCAATATAATAATGCTGCAATTAAAGCAGCAAAGTATGAAGTAGCAGTAAATGCACATGAACCAATAAAAGCAACGGGTTTACGCCGAACATATCCTAACATTATTTCAAGAGAAGGACTGCGAGGTCAAGAGTTTAACGCATGGGCTTCGGATGGTGGTAATCCTCCAGAACACCTTTCTATTGTTGCGTTTACCAGAATGTTGGCAGGACCAATAGATTTTACACCAGGTATTTTTAACATAAAGTTTAATGAGTACAAAGATAAAAACCAGGTAAACACTACATTGGCTCATCAATTAGCGTTGTATGTAGTAATTTATAGTCCCATTCAAATGGCAGCTGATCTAGTAGAACACTATGAGGCAAATTTACCCCCTTTTCAATTTATTAGAGATGTTGGGGTAGATTGGTCTCAAACAAAAGTTTTAAATGGAGAAGTGGGAGATTTTGTAACTATTGCCAGAAAAGAACGTGAAACAGAAAGTTGGTTTGTTGGTGGAATTACTGATGAGGTTTCTAGAAAAATTTCAATTGATTTTAGTTTTTTAGATGCTAATATACCTTATGAGGCAATTGTGTATAAAGATGGAGAAAATGCTCATTGGAATGATAATCCGTTAGATATAAAGATAGAACCTTTAGAGGTAAATAGTAGTTCCAAGCATACTTTTACATTAGCTGCTGGTGGTGGTTTTGCAATTAGTATTAAGAAAAAAGACTAA
- a CDS encoding helix-turn-helix and ligand-binding sensor domain-containing protein has protein sequence MSSLKKSNTIYLLIFLIIHSATSYAQELPPIDVFTTEMYSGGNQNWSISQASNKYIYVANNKGLLEYNGAEWNLYPTPNETIMRSVKCIGDKIFTGFFRDFGYWKKNDVGFLVFHSIVSENSIEMFEDEQIWEIIKLEDWVLFKSLERIFLYNLNNKSLKVINGQNVITKIEKVNGVVYFQELGKGIFKIENGEPQLYSDNSILKNDKITSIFYKNDRLFFLTQKKGFFYFEDTLLKQWNILSNSYLKSKTIYSAKILSNGKIVLGSISNGLIGLTENGEIDYVVNQNFGLSNNTILSIFEDVDSNIWLGLDNGINLLNFKSAFKFLVNQNKFLGTVYSSIIYNNYLYIGTNQGLFYKSYNSNEDFKFLDKTQGQVWSLRNIDGTLFCGHDSGTFIIKNNKAQLISKNQGTWDFKKINSQTILQGNYDGLYVLHLKNNQWKVRNKVEGFKNSSRYFILDNNNKVFVNHEYKGVFKLELNESYTKVLKVEKDSSVNKGIHSSLVKYIGNILYASKNGVFRYDDLSNGFKLDSVYTNLIPINSFTSAKLVVNKTSNKLWAFNKEGLKFISPGKLSSQPVLRSVFIKNTLLKGASGFENITHLENEKYIIGITNGYAILDLNKLSLPNQFEVAINKVSNFQLEKPLKNIPLNSEPTFNSKENSIEFTFSVPNYSKELLNLYQYKLDGYTTKWSDFQQSNTVFYENLPYGDFTFNVRAKIGSSLSSNIAAFSFTINKPWFLSGVALFIYFLIFSCLMYIWYLFSKRYHNKQKKKLLEDAQKELELRELENSQKIIKLNNEKLRVDIESKNRELASSTMNIIKKNDFLNTIKSELLQGGEKRIAKVVKIIDKNLNNTDDWKMFQEAFNNADKKFLKKMKSKHPDLTPNDLRLCAYLRLNLSSKEIAPLLNISPRSVEVKRYRLRKKMNLAHDENLTSYILEI, from the coding sequence ATGAGTTCATTAAAAAAAAGCAATACAATTTATTTATTGATATTTTTGATCATTCATTCTGCAACTTCATATGCTCAAGAACTCCCTCCAATAGATGTTTTTACTACAGAAATGTATTCAGGTGGTAATCAGAATTGGTCTATTTCACAAGCTTCCAATAAGTATATATATGTTGCTAATAATAAAGGTCTTTTAGAGTATAATGGTGCTGAATGGAATTTGTATCCTACACCAAACGAGACTATAATGAGGTCTGTAAAGTGTATAGGCGATAAGATTTTTACTGGTTTTTTTAGAGATTTTGGTTATTGGAAAAAAAATGATGTTGGCTTTTTAGTTTTTCATTCAATTGTTTCAGAGAACTCTATAGAGATGTTTGAGGACGAGCAAATTTGGGAAATTATTAAGTTAGAAGATTGGGTATTGTTTAAGTCTTTAGAACGAATTTTTCTTTATAATTTAAATAACAAGTCGCTCAAGGTAATTAATGGACAAAATGTTATTACAAAAATAGAAAAGGTAAATGGAGTTGTCTATTTTCAAGAATTAGGAAAAGGGATTTTTAAAATTGAAAATGGAGAACCTCAGTTATATTCCGATAACTCAATTTTAAAAAATGATAAAATAACGAGTATTTTCTACAAAAATGATAGACTATTTTTTCTAACACAAAAAAAAGGTTTTTTTTACTTTGAAGACACTCTTTTAAAGCAATGGAATATTCTTTCTAATTCATATTTAAAATCCAAAACCATATACAGTGCTAAAATACTTTCTAATGGTAAAATTGTATTAGGAAGTATTTCTAATGGTCTTATTGGTTTAACAGAAAACGGGGAAATAGATTATGTTGTAAATCAGAACTTTGGCTTGTCAAATAATACAATTTTATCAATTTTTGAGGATGTAGACAGTAATATTTGGCTAGGATTAGATAATGGAATTAATCTGTTAAATTTTAAATCAGCATTTAAATTCTTAGTAAATCAAAATAAGTTTTTAGGAACTGTATACTCCTCAATTATTTATAATAATTATTTGTATATAGGAACAAATCAAGGATTGTTTTATAAAAGTTATAATTCTAATGAAGATTTTAAATTTCTAGACAAAACACAAGGTCAGGTCTGGAGTTTGAGAAATATAGATGGCACTTTGTTTTGTGGTCATGATTCAGGAACTTTTATTATAAAGAATAATAAGGCGCAATTAATTTCTAAAAATCAAGGTACGTGGGATTTTAAAAAAATAAATTCACAAACTATACTTCAGGGTAATTATGATGGTTTGTATGTTTTACACCTTAAAAATAACCAATGGAAGGTAAGAAACAAGGTCGAAGGATTTAAAAACTCTAGTCGTTATTTTATACTCGATAATAACAACAAAGTTTTTGTTAATCATGAGTATAAAGGTGTATTTAAGTTAGAATTGAATGAAAGCTATACAAAGGTTTTAAAGGTAGAAAAAGATAGTTCTGTAAATAAGGGAATACATTCGAGTTTAGTTAAGTATATTGGAAATATTTTATACGCTTCTAAAAATGGTGTGTTTCGTTATGACGATTTATCAAATGGTTTTAAGTTAGATTCTGTGTACACCAATTTAATACCAATAAATAGTTTTACCTCAGCTAAACTTGTAGTAAATAAAACGAGTAATAAATTATGGGCTTTTAATAAAGAGGGTTTGAAGTTTATTAGTCCTGGAAAATTGAGTAGTCAACCAGTTTTAAGATCGGTTTTTATAAAAAATACATTGCTTAAAGGTGCTTCTGGTTTTGAGAATATTACTCATTTAGAAAACGAAAAATATATTATTGGAATTACAAACGGATACGCAATTTTAGATTTAAATAAGTTGTCATTACCAAATCAATTTGAAGTTGCTATCAATAAAGTTTCAAATTTTCAGTTAGAAAAGCCCTTAAAAAATATTCCTTTAAACTCAGAACCCACATTTAATAGTAAAGAAAATAGTATAGAGTTTACTTTTAGTGTACCTAATTATAGCAAGGAGTTGCTAAATTTATATCAATATAAGTTAGATGGATATACAACAAAATGGAGCGATTTTCAGCAATCAAACACTGTTTTCTACGAAAATTTACCTTACGGAGACTTTACTTTTAATGTAAGGGCAAAAATAGGGAGTTCGTTAAGTAGTAATATTGCCGCTTTTTCTTTTACTATTAACAAACCATGGTTTTTGTCTGGCGTAGCTTTATTCATTTACTTTTTAATTTTTTCTTGCTTAATGTACATTTGGTATTTATTTTCTAAAAGATATCATAACAAACAAAAGAAAAAGCTATTAGAGGACGCACAAAAAGAGTTAGAATTAAGAGAGCTAGAAAATTCACAAAAAATAATAAAACTAAACAACGAAAAATTAAGAGTAGATATTGAAAGTAAAAATAGAGAGCTTGCATCCTCTACTATGAACATCATAAAGAAAAATGATTTTTTAAATACGATAAAGTCAGAGTTGTTGCAAGGAGGTGAAAAACGAATTGCTAAGGTTGTGAAAATTATCGATAAAAATTTAAACAATACAGATGATTGGAAAATGTTTCAAGAGGCATTTAATAATGCAGATAAAAAGTTCTTGAAAAAGATGAAGTCTAAACACCCAGATTTAACTCCAAATGATTTAAGGTTATGTGCTTATCTCCGATTAAATCTGTCATCAAAAGAAATTGCTCCTTTATTAAATATATCACCTAGAAGTGTTGAAGTGAAGCGATATAGATTGAGAAAAAAGATGAATTTAGCACACGATGAGAACTTAACAAGTTATATTTTAGAAATATAA